From Dermochelys coriacea isolate rDerCor1 chromosome 23, rDerCor1.pri.v4, whole genome shotgun sequence, one genomic window encodes:
- the FBXO46 gene encoding F-box only protein 46, producing the protein MDQNTFSHIQLWCPRPFGTYSQNKPCGGSLVKKPFGDFACKTKEGEESGEACSENTPPAPAPPPPLVSSSPSQGEEGRVLLDTWYVIKPGNTKEKIAFFVAHQCSSSSRASTMKVKGKWGSDSSKAKRRRRSHDPSKGKPCPGKDKEGSKEAEDVYLCPEAHAEPGGDTDLLSVAEMVALVEQRTALALQSYSRPCPGGAPAAPPSPVVFLSADQEQADGEKNVVGGGGGQDCSRVAEAVAHFESQQEERSILRQNGLCSEAAECVTNSQHSPGEVRIAFRISSSRDPRSPPEVGSGARPNCMFMSCGTGGPATGSGAHAKDKITCDLYQLISPSRDSLPNNVDFLLSSAAPKGDGASEPPDLEMSCSESQALPGKLDAGPEGRAGEKLGGPAATPRDCVAGFHVDVVVTGVVDQCVFFGKDSTKNMKEETVCLTVGTPTPDGLCSACEDPPPGQLFFLHAQAPRPEDTREAAGSLLDSKNNNGEGGVEWPDGPGLEPAASDTSLCRLYRHVSHDFLEIRFKIQRLLEPRQYMLLLPEHIMVKIFSYLPTQSLAALKCTCHYFKSIIETFGVQATDSRWNRDPLYRDDPCKQCKKHYEKGDVSLCRWHPKPYHHDLPYGRSYWMCCRRTDKDTPGCRVGLHDNNWVLPCDMLRDRAARREDGR; encoded by the coding sequence ATGGATCAGAACACCTTCTCGCACATCCAGCTGTGGTGCCCACGGCCCTTCGGCACCTACTCCCAGAATAAGCCGTGCGGCGGCAGCCTGGTGAAGAAGCCCTTTGGGGACTTTGCCTGCAAAaccaaggagggggaggagagcgGGGAGGCCTGCTCCGAGAACACCccgcctgccccggccccaccgcctcCCCTggtctcctccagccccagccagggggagGAGGGCCGGGTGCTGCTGGACACCTGGTACGTCATCAAGCCAGGGAACACCAAGGAGAAGATCGCCTTCTTTGTGGCCCaccagtgcagcagcagcagccgcgcCAGCACCATGAAGGTCAAGGGCAAATGGGGGAGCGACAGCTCCAAGGCCAAGCGCCGGCGGCGCTCGCACGACCCCAGCAAGGGCAAGCCGTGCCCGGGGAAGGATAAGGAGGGCAGCAAGGAGGCGGAGGACGTGTACCTGTGCCCGGAGGCCCACGCTGAGCCGGGCGGTGACACGGACCTGCTCTCCGTGGCCGAGATGGTGGCCCTGGTGGAGCAGCGCACAGCGCTGGCTCTGCAGAGCTACTCGCGGCCTTGCCCTGGGGGGGCGCCGGCAGCCCCGCCCTCCCCCGTGGTGTTCTTGTCGGCGGATCAGGAGCAGGCGGACGGGGAGAAGAACGTggtgggcggaggggggggcCAGGACTGCAGCCGGGTGGCCGAGGCGGTGGCCCATTTTGAGTCACAGCAGGAGGAGCGGAGCATCCTGCGGCAGAACGGACTGTGCTCCGAGGCGGCCGAGTGCGTGACCAACTCCCAGCATAGCCCCGGCGAGGTGCGCATCGCCTTCCGCATctccagcagccgggacccccgCTCGCCCCCCGAGGTGGGCTCCGGCGCCCGCCCAAACTGCATGTTCATGAGCTGCGGCACCGGGGGCCCCGCCACCGGCTCCGGCGCCCATGCCAAGGACAAGATCACCTGCGACCTCTACCAGCTGATCAGCCCCTCCCGCGACTCCCTGCCCAACAACGTGGACTTCCTGCTGTCCAGTGCTGCGCCCAAGGGCGATGGGGCCAGCGAGCCGCCCGACTTGGAGATGAGCTGCAGTGAGAGCCAGGCCTTGCCGGGCAAGCTGGACGCCGGCCCcgaaggcagggctggggagaagctgggggggcCGGCGGCAACGCCCCGGGACTGCGTGGCCGGCTTCCACGTGGACGTGGTGGTGACGGGCGTGGTGGATCAGTGCGTCTTCTTCGGCAAGGACAGCACCAAGAACATGAAGGAGGAGACGGTGTGTCTGACGGTGGGGACCCCCACCCCAGATGGGCTGTGCTCCGCCTGCGAGGATCCGCCCCCCGGCCAGCTCTTCTTCCTTCACGCCCAGGCCCCCCGGCCCGAGGACACCCGAGAGGCTGCCGGCTCCCTCCTGGATAGCAAGAACAACAACGGCGAGGGGGGCGTGGAGTGGCCGGACGGGCCCGGGCTGGAGCCGGCGGCCTCGGACACCTCGTTGTGCCGCCTCTACCGGCACGTTTCCCACGACTTCCTGGAGATCCGCTTCAAGATCCAGCGCTTGCTGGAGCCCCGCCAGTACATGCTCCTGCTCCCCGAGCACATCATGGTGAAGATCTTCAGTTACCTCCCCACCCAGTCGCTGGCCGCCTTGAAATGCACCTGCCACTACTTCAAATCCATCATCGAGACGTTTGGCGTGCAGGCCACAGACTCCCGCTGGAACAGGGACCCGCTGTACCGGGACGACCCCTGCAAGCAGTGCAAGAAGCACTACGAGAAGGGGGACGTGTCTCTCTGCCGCTGGCACCCCAAGCCCTACCACCACGACTTGCCTTACGGACGCTCCTACTGGATGTGCTGCCGGCGCACGGACAAGGACACGCCGGGCTGCCGGGTGGGGCTACACGATAACAACTGGGTGCTGCCCTGCGACATGCTGAGGGACCGAGCGGCCAGGCGGGAGGacgggaggtga